In Spinacia oleracea cultivar Varoflay chromosome 5, BTI_SOV_V1, whole genome shotgun sequence, a single window of DNA contains:
- the LOC110776856 gene encoding pentatricopeptide repeat-containing protein At1g13040, mitochondrial gives MHDMICSFGKHRSAYRALISRFVKAGLLNQAIETFDEMISSNCRVFSVDYNRFIGVLIKQSRLDLAEHYYNTMIPQGFSLISFTYSRFICALCEVKNFQLIDSLLEDMEKLGSVPDIWAYNIYLHLLCQENQIDLALGLLQDMIQKGRLPDAVTYTILLSGLCKVGQFDHAVEIWHTMIKNGLQPDDKACRALVLGLCSGGKVDLAYELIVDIMKCGATAGILVYNSLISGFCKVGQISKALAIKSFMKKNGCDPDLVTYNILLSYCCDQLMLIEAEKLMEKMEKNGLKPDIYSYNQFLKGLCKAKRLDKAYLLLDVMEVKGLCDAVSYNTIIRGLCSGHHTKRAYKLFEEMVRKGIVPDTTTFTILIKAFLSEGSSNVAKSLLDQMTGMGIFPDCVLYTIIIDHLCKTGKIDAAQGVFNDMVENGTTPDVISYNALINGLCKVYRVNEAMRLYTNMQKEGPCPDEVTFKLIIAGLIREKKISVAYGLWDEMMEKGFTLNRSISEKLINALHSKDSS, from the coding sequence ATGCATGATATGATTTGCAGTTTTGGCAAACACCGATCTGCCTACAGAGCTCTTATATCCAGATTTGTTAAAGCAGGACTTTTAAATCAAGCGATTGAAACTTTTGACGAGATGATTAGTTCAAACTGTAGAGTTTTTAGTGTTGATTACAATCGGTTTATCGGGGTTCTTATCAAACAATCCCGTCTCGATTTAGCTGAGCATTATTACAACACAATGATCCCACAAGGGTTTTCTTTGATTTCTTTTACATATTCGAGATTTATATGCGCTTTATGTGAGGTGAAGAATTTTCAGCTCATTGACTCTCTTCTTGAAGATATGGAAAAACTTGGATCAGTGCCGGATATATGGGCATACAATATATATTTACATTTGTTGTGCCAGGAAAATCAAATAGATCTTGCTCTAGGCTTATTACAGGATATGATTCAGAAAGGTAGACTACCTGATGCTGTAACTTATACTATACTTCTCAGTGGTTTGTGTAAGGTAGGGCAATTTGACCATGCTGTTGAGATTTGGCATACTATGATAAAGAATGGGTTACAACCAGATGATAAAGCTTGTAGGGCTCTGGTTCTTGGTTTATGTAGCGGTGGTAAAGTTGATTTAGCTTATGAGCTTATAGTAGATATCATGAAATGTGGAGCAACTGCTGGTATACTGGTTTATAATTCCCTTATTAGTGGGTTTTGTAAGGTTGGTCAGATCAGTAAAGCACTTGCTATCAAATCTTTCATGAAGAAGAATGGATGCGACCCGGATTTGGTCACATATAATATACTGTTAAGTTATTGCTGTGATCAGCTTATGCTAATAGAAGCTGAGAAACTGATGGAAAAGATGGAAAAGAATGGACTCAAACCTGATATATACAGCTACAACCAATTTCTGAAGGGTCTTTGTAAAGCTAAGCGTCTGGATAAGGCCTACTTGTTGCTTGATGTTATGGAAGTGAAAGGGTTATGTGATGCTGTCTCTTACAATACTAttattaggggactatgtagtGGCCATCACACTAAAAGGGCTTACAAGCTTTTTGAGGAAATGGTTAGGAAAGGTATCGTACCTGATACTACGACATTTACCATCCTAATAAAAGCTTTTCTTAGCGAAGGTAGTTCCAATGTTGCCAAGAGTCTTCTTGATCAAATGACAGGAATGGGGATTTTTCCTGATTGTGTTTTGTATACCATAATTATTGATCATCTTTGTAAGACGGGGAAGATTGATGCGGCTCAGGGTGTTTTCAATGACATGGTAGAGAACGGGACAACCCCGGATGTGATTTCATACAATGCTCTCATAAATGGGCTTTGTAAAGTTTATAGAGTGAATGAGGCTATGAGATTGTACACCAATATGCAAAAGGAAGGACCTTGTCCTGATGAGGTGACTTTCAAATTGATAATTGCAGGGCTGATACGGGAAAAGAAGATTTCAGTGGCTTATGGCTTGTGGGACGAAATGATGGAAAAGGGATTTACTCTGAATAGATCAATCTCTGAAAA